One window of bacterium genomic DNA carries:
- the fabZ gene encoding 3-hydroxyacyl-ACP dehydratase FabZ, with protein sequence MDIQQILTRLPQRYPFLLVDRILEIIPGERIVGLKNVAIDEPFFAGHFPGNPVMPGVLIVEAMVQVAAILVSFRPDIEGRLIYLANLERVRFRRAVRPGDRLITTVVALRGKGPFGKAQVTATVEGMVVAEGIVTYGLVTVDGATSANR encoded by the coding sequence ATGGACATTCAGCAGATCTTGACGAGACTCCCGCAGCGGTACCCCTTCTTGCTCGTTGATCGCATCTTGGAGATCATACCGGGCGAACGCATCGTCGGGCTCAAGAACGTCGCAATCGACGAGCCGTTCTTCGCGGGCCACTTCCCTGGGAATCCGGTGATGCCGGGGGTCCTCATCGTCGAGGCGATGGTTCAAGTTGCGGCGATCCTCGTGTCATTTCGCCCCGACATCGAGGGCCGTCTGATCTACCTCGCGAATCTCGAACGTGTACGGTTTCGCCGCGCGGTGCGCCCCGGTGACCGGCTCATCACGACCGTGGTTGCACTGAGGGGAAAGGGTCCGTTCGGAAAGGCGCAAGTGACCGCCACGGTGGAAGGCATGGTCGTGGCCGAGGGGATTGTGACCTACGGGTTGGTCACGGTTGATGGGGCGACGTCTGCCAATCGGTAG